A single region of the Streptomyces sp. NBC_00425 genome encodes:
- a CDS encoding tyrosine-type recombinase/integrase → MAVDEVDPLSGVLRVTQQVKVVERTLVFAPPRNGKLRDVPLPESIALALAEHMTAFPPAEVTLPWMLPDGEPVTRLLYFTGTEGGEVWRNAFNVHAWKPALAAAGVIPKLGPGERYKEAREDGMHALRHFYASVLLDSGESIKALSVYLGHADAGFTLRTYTHLMPSSETRTRKAVDEMYRTARRPPTAL, encoded by the coding sequence TTGGCCGTCGACGAGGTGGATCCGCTGTCCGGCGTTCTGCGCGTCACCCAGCAGGTCAAGGTCGTGGAACGGACGCTGGTCTTCGCTCCTCCGAGGAACGGCAAGCTCCGTGACGTGCCGCTGCCCGAGTCGATCGCCCTGGCGCTCGCCGAGCACATGACGGCCTTCCCGCCGGCCGAAGTCACGCTGCCCTGGATGCTCCCCGACGGAGAGCCGGTGACCAGGCTCTTGTACTTCACGGGTACCGAGGGCGGAGAGGTCTGGCGCAACGCCTTCAACGTGCACGCCTGGAAGCCCGCGCTTGCCGCGGCAGGAGTGATCCCCAAGCTCGGGCCGGGGGAGAGGTACAAGGAAGCCCGCGAGGACGGCATGCACGCGTTGCGGCACTTCTACGCCTCGGTACTCCTCGACTCCGGGGAGAGCATCAAGGCCCTGAGCGTCTACCTCGGTCATGCCGACGCCGGGTTCACGCTCCGCACGTACACCCATCTCATGCCGAGCAGTGAGACGCGTACGCGGAAGGCCGTCGACGAGATGTACCGGACGGCCCGCAGGCCCCCGACGGCCCTCTGA
- a CDS encoding aldehyde dehydrogenase, with translation MAELVEHGQLFIGGTLTDPLGDAVIEVISPHTEEVIGRVPHASRADVDRAVAVARQAFDEGPWPRLPLDERIAVVTRIKDGILARHEELARVISAENGSPYSWSVLAQALGAMMVWDSAIKVAGDFTYEERRDGVLGRILVRREPVGVVAAVVPWNVPQFVAAAKLAPALLTGCTVILKPSPETPLDAYVLADIARDAGLPEGVLSILPADREVSEYLVGHPGVDKVSFTGSVAAGKRVMEVASRNLTRVTLELGGKSAAVVLPDADIATAVPGIVSAAWMNNGQACVAQTRILLPRSRYDEFADAFAAAAAALVVGDPLDPETQVGPLVAERQQRRNLDYIRIGQEEGAKILTGGGRPPGLERGWYVEPTLFGDVDNSMRIAREEIFGPVICLLPYGDESEALKIANDSDYGLSGSVWTADVQHGIEIAREVRTGTYSVNTFSLDMLGPFGGYKNSGLGREFGPEGFGEYLEHKMIHLPAGWEG, from the coding sequence ATGGCCGAGCTCGTGGAACACGGACAGCTGTTCATCGGCGGCACGTTGACGGACCCCCTGGGCGATGCCGTCATCGAGGTGATCTCGCCGCACACCGAGGAGGTCATCGGGCGGGTGCCGCACGCCTCGCGGGCCGATGTGGACCGTGCCGTCGCGGTCGCCCGGCAGGCCTTCGACGAGGGGCCCTGGCCCCGGCTCCCGCTCGACGAACGGATCGCGGTCGTCACCCGGATCAAGGACGGCATCCTCGCGCGCCACGAGGAGCTCGCCCGGGTGATCTCCGCCGAGAACGGCTCGCCCTACTCCTGGAGCGTCCTCGCGCAGGCACTCGGCGCGATGATGGTGTGGGACTCGGCGATCAAGGTCGCCGGCGACTTCACCTACGAGGAGCGGCGTGACGGCGTGCTCGGCAGGATCCTCGTGCGGCGCGAGCCGGTCGGCGTGGTCGCCGCCGTCGTCCCCTGGAACGTCCCGCAGTTCGTCGCCGCGGCCAAACTCGCGCCCGCGCTGCTCACCGGCTGCACGGTGATCCTCAAGCCGTCGCCGGAGACGCCGCTGGACGCGTACGTCCTCGCGGACATCGCGCGGGACGCGGGGCTGCCGGAGGGCGTGCTGTCGATCCTCCCGGCGGACCGCGAGGTGAGCGAGTACCTGGTCGGGCATCCCGGCGTCGACAAGGTCTCCTTCACGGGTTCGGTCGCGGCCGGGAAGCGGGTCATGGAGGTGGCCTCCCGCAACCTCACCCGGGTCACCCTCGAACTGGGCGGGAAGTCGGCGGCCGTCGTCCTGCCGGACGCGGACATCGCCACCGCCGTCCCCGGGATCGTCTCGGCCGCCTGGATGAACAACGGCCAGGCCTGTGTCGCCCAGACCCGCATCCTGCTGCCGCGCTCGCGCTACGACGAGTTCGCCGACGCCTTCGCCGCCGCGGCGGCCGCGCTGGTCGTGGGCGACCCGCTGGACCCGGAGACCCAGGTCGGCCCGCTGGTGGCCGAGCGCCAGCAGCGCCGCAACCTCGACTACATCCGCATCGGCCAGGAGGAGGGCGCGAAGATCCTCACGGGCGGAGGACGGCCGCCGGGCCTGGAGCGCGGCTGGTACGTCGAGCCGACCCTCTTCGGCGACGTCGACAACTCCATGCGGATCGCCCGCGAGGAGATCTTCGGCCCGGTGATCTGCCTGCTGCCCTACGGCGACGAGTCCGAGGCCCTCAAGATCGCCAACGACTCCGACTACGGGCTCAGCGGCAGCGTGTGGACGGCCGACGTCCAGCACGGCATCGAGATCGCGCGCGAGGTCCGCACCGGGACGTACTCCGTGAACACCTTCAGCCTCGACATGCTCGGCCCGTTCGGCGGCTACAAGAACTCCGGACTGGGGCGGGAGTTCGGGCCGGAGGGGTTCGGCGAGTACCTGGAGCACAAGATGATCCACCTGCCGGCGGGCTGGGAGGGCTGA
- a CDS encoding ferredoxin, with amino-acid sequence MGDRWHVEVDRSLCIGSAQCVHHAPGGFRLDTARQSHPADPDMDANERVLAAAESCPVEAIMITLVGNGEAVFPPDE; translated from the coding sequence ATGGGAGACCGCTGGCACGTCGAGGTGGACCGCTCCCTGTGCATCGGTTCCGCCCAGTGCGTCCACCACGCACCCGGCGGCTTCCGGCTGGACACGGCGCGGCAGTCCCATCCGGCCGATCCGGACATGGACGCCAACGAGCGGGTGCTCGCCGCGGCGGAGAGCTGTCCGGTGGAGGCGATCATGATCACGCTGGTGGGGAACGGCGAGGCGGTCTTCCCGCCCGATGAGTGA